One Symbiobacterium terraclitae DNA window includes the following coding sequences:
- a CDS encoding BTAD domain-containing putative transcriptional regulator: MLLASAGHGKTSTLASFAAEAGVPVLWIQLDPADSQVYTFLRYLALGIQQELGGGNSLLRALENGGPLEDPVPLLLADLQACPGHHMIVLDDFHLIDRESPVVGLIQRLLQYLGEQTHLYVCSRTALPFSTARLKVIQEAGEITEDDLRFSREEITAFLSGLTGQDASPEELEQVEHLTEGWSAALVLLASAARRRGGLGPLLSGGLPGDLFAYLAEEVLGSLDPHMQAFMEESSILDVLSPTICDEVLERQDSAAMLNQLSSSSLLVIQVGPDAYRYHHLLQRFLQDRLRARESGDFARLCKQAGDWYVQREEPEEAVKHYLRGGWLQEAAGLAESLAPEWLRAHRLERLQTLLAELPQSIKEQYPWITLCEARYLLHSGQGDHAVGMARLALRAFGEYGDRRGQFHAHMLLADCFAVRQEFAAGEAELAKAKELLEPDFRHEEALLLLRRAGLAYMADRDPSEAEADLRRSLALYVELGDLLGEAAVSDLLGVVRAQQGDYGTAIQLLERTVEIARSLGEPAHEVGINLAWVYLEVGRFADVVALCEPILASSARKMRRLYAGMYLLVAYTRLAEFAKAAALASTVNALVEETGSAEAKTALTANLACLYRLAGQSQASVPFANEALHLARAGDLSHLQFPIRTHAVLLHLFYTGNAGKAAQIAERTLVRQDKQATVLQRVILTLALAVARFRLTRTESRPEAVRILQDGLTDCQRRGAEFFVLHEWQLALAAVIYGLAYDVQAEFCLRLIRKMAEDLPRPVRQAGIPVADPELRVLPAAWQALPDDEIRETFASLLTASDRKRVVTLATGPSPLTIQVLGPLAVTVGDTAIDVRALKRRKSGQLLTLLVANEGPLPREQVIEQLWPDLDASAADTSLRVSLHHLRRLLEPHLGGKAKSRYIHTEGGLVWFSRHPEVQIDLDRFREALRRADEAREAGNPREAAGHLEAACRLYQGDLLADDPYTLSELREHWRARYAEALDWLGEYYWHEAGVPSRAITSFQRRLALDDSHEPTHQSLIRIYLETGQIDRARQQYAACREALASQLGVEPSASTEALHQLAIAMENEGQPGPEPPAAPRKRK; the protein is encoded by the coding sequence GTGCTCCTGGCCAGCGCCGGGCACGGCAAGACCTCCACGCTGGCCAGCTTCGCCGCCGAGGCTGGGGTGCCCGTGCTCTGGATCCAGCTGGACCCCGCCGACAGCCAGGTGTACACGTTCCTCCGCTACCTGGCGCTGGGGATCCAGCAGGAGCTGGGCGGCGGGAACAGCCTCCTGCGCGCCCTGGAGAACGGCGGCCCGCTGGAGGACCCCGTCCCCCTCCTCCTGGCCGACCTGCAGGCCTGCCCGGGCCACCACATGATCGTGCTGGACGACTTCCACCTGATCGACCGGGAGTCGCCGGTCGTCGGGCTGATCCAGCGGCTGCTGCAGTACCTGGGCGAGCAGACCCACCTGTACGTCTGCTCCCGCACGGCGCTGCCCTTCTCCACCGCCCGGCTCAAGGTCATCCAGGAGGCCGGGGAGATCACGGAGGACGACCTCCGCTTCTCCCGGGAGGAGATCACCGCCTTCCTCTCCGGCCTGACCGGCCAGGACGCGTCGCCGGAGGAGCTGGAGCAGGTGGAGCACCTGACCGAGGGCTGGTCGGCGGCGCTGGTACTGCTGGCCTCCGCGGCGCGGCGGCGCGGGGGCCTCGGCCCGCTGCTCTCGGGCGGGCTTCCCGGCGACCTCTTCGCCTATCTGGCCGAGGAGGTGCTGGGCAGCCTGGACCCCCACATGCAGGCCTTCATGGAGGAGAGTTCCATCCTGGACGTCCTCAGCCCCACCATCTGTGATGAGGTGCTGGAGCGGCAGGACTCGGCGGCGATGCTGAACCAGCTCTCCAGCTCCTCCCTGCTGGTCATCCAGGTGGGGCCGGACGCCTACCGGTACCACCACCTGCTGCAGCGATTCCTGCAGGACCGGCTGCGGGCGCGCGAGTCCGGCGACTTCGCGCGGCTCTGCAAGCAGGCCGGCGACTGGTACGTCCAGCGCGAGGAGCCGGAGGAGGCGGTGAAGCACTACCTGCGGGGCGGCTGGCTCCAGGAGGCGGCGGGCCTGGCGGAGAGCCTGGCCCCGGAGTGGCTGCGCGCCCACCGGCTGGAGCGGCTGCAGACCCTGCTGGCCGAGCTGCCGCAGTCCATCAAGGAGCAGTACCCGTGGATCACCCTCTGCGAGGCGCGCTACCTGCTGCACTCGGGCCAGGGCGACCACGCGGTGGGGATGGCGCGGCTGGCGCTCCGGGCCTTCGGCGAGTACGGCGACCGGCGCGGCCAGTTCCACGCCCACATGCTCCTGGCCGACTGCTTCGCGGTGCGCCAGGAGTTCGCCGCGGGCGAGGCCGAGCTGGCCAAGGCCAAGGAGCTGCTGGAACCCGACTTCCGGCACGAGGAGGCCCTGCTGCTGCTCCGCCGGGCGGGGCTGGCGTACATGGCCGACCGCGACCCCAGCGAGGCGGAGGCCGACCTCCGACGGTCGCTCGCGCTCTACGTCGAACTGGGCGACCTGCTGGGCGAGGCAGCCGTCTCGGACCTGCTGGGCGTCGTGCGGGCGCAGCAGGGCGACTACGGCACGGCCATCCAGCTGCTGGAGCGGACGGTGGAGATCGCCCGCTCGCTGGGCGAGCCCGCGCACGAGGTCGGCATCAACCTCGCGTGGGTCTACCTGGAGGTGGGCCGCTTCGCGGACGTGGTGGCGCTCTGCGAGCCGATCCTCGCCTCCTCCGCCCGCAAGATGCGGCGCCTGTATGCCGGAATGTACTTACTCGTCGCCTACACGCGCCTGGCCGAGTTCGCAAAGGCCGCCGCGCTGGCCTCGACCGTCAACGCCCTGGTAGAGGAGACCGGGTCGGCGGAGGCGAAGACCGCCCTCACCGCGAACCTGGCCTGCCTCTACCGCCTGGCCGGCCAGAGCCAGGCCTCGGTCCCCTTCGCCAACGAGGCGCTGCACCTGGCCCGGGCGGGCGACCTGTCGCACCTCCAGTTCCCGATCCGCACCCATGCGGTCTTGCTACACCTGTTCTACACAGGAAACGCGGGGAAGGCCGCGCAGATCGCCGAGCGCACCCTCGTCCGGCAGGACAAGCAGGCCACCGTGCTGCAGCGCGTGATCCTCACCCTCGCGCTGGCCGTGGCCCGCTTCCGCCTGACCCGCACGGAGTCGCGGCCCGAGGCGGTGCGCATCCTGCAGGACGGCCTCACCGACTGCCAGCGCCGGGGCGCCGAGTTCTTCGTGCTGCACGAGTGGCAGCTGGCGCTGGCCGCCGTGATCTACGGCCTCGCGTACGACGTTCAGGCCGAGTTCTGCCTCAGGCTGATCCGCAAGATGGCCGAGGATCTGCCCCGTCCGGTGCGGCAGGCCGGCATCCCCGTGGCCGATCCGGAGCTGCGCGTGCTGCCGGCGGCATGGCAGGCCCTGCCGGACGACGAGATCCGCGAGACCTTCGCCTCCCTGCTCACGGCCAGCGACCGGAAGCGGGTCGTCACCCTGGCCACCGGCCCCTCGCCGCTCACGATCCAGGTGCTGGGGCCGCTGGCCGTCACCGTGGGCGACACCGCGATCGACGTGCGGGCGCTCAAGCGGCGCAAGAGCGGCCAGTTGCTCACCCTGCTGGTCGCCAACGAGGGGCCCCTGCCCCGGGAGCAGGTGATCGAGCAGCTCTGGCCGGACCTGGACGCCAGCGCGGCCGACACCTCGCTCCGGGTGTCGCTCCACCACCTGCGCCGCCTGCTGGAGCCCCATCTCGGGGGCAAGGCCAAGTCTCGCTACATTCACACGGAAGGCGGGCTCGTGTGGTTCAGCCGGCATCCCGAGGTGCAGATCGACCTGGACCGCTTCCGCGAGGCGCTGCGCCGGGCGGACGAGGCCAGGGAGGCCGGCAACCCCAGGGAGGCGGCCGGCCACCTGGAGGCGGCCTGCCGGCTCTACCAGGGCGACCTGCTGGCCGACGATCCCTACACGCTGAGCGAGCTGCGCGAGCACTGGCGCGCCCGCTACGCCGAAGCGCTGGACTGGTTGGGCGAGTACTACTGGCACGAGGCGGGCGTCCCGAGCCGGGCCATCACCTCCTTCCAGCGCCGCCTGGCCCTCGACGACAGCCACGAGCCCACCCACCAGTCGCTGATCCGGATCTATTTGGAGACCGGCCAGATCGACCGCGCCCGGCAGCAGTACGCCGCGTGCCGGGAGGCGCTGGCCAGCCAGCTGGGCGTCGAGCCGTCGGCGTCGACGGAGGCGCTGCACCAGCTCGCCATCGCAATGGAAAACGAGGGGCAGCCCGGACCGGAGCCGCCCGCCGCCCCCCGCAAACGCAAGTAG
- the cysW gene encoding sulfate ABC transporter permease subunit CysW, with product MRESAHAEPALVRWILIATALFFLALFLIAPVVVVFVEAFQKGWAGYVSAIRDPDALAALRLTLTVTAIVVPVNLVAGLSAAWALTRFRFPGKSLLIALIDLPFAVSPVVTGLMFVLLFGSHGVLGPWLAERGLKVIFATPGIVLATLFVTLPIIARELIPLMQVQGADEEEAALSLGANAWQTFWRVTLPKLRWGLLYGVVLCSARSMGEFGAVSVVSGHIRGRTNTLPLHVEILYNEYDFTGAFAVASLLTLLALVTLVAKGVVEWRSERPNPERREGK from the coding sequence ATGCGTGAGTCAGCCCATGCCGAGCCCGCGCTGGTGCGCTGGATCCTGATCGCCACAGCCCTGTTCTTCCTGGCCTTGTTCCTCATCGCACCGGTCGTCGTGGTGTTCGTGGAGGCGTTCCAGAAGGGGTGGGCTGGCTACGTGTCAGCCATCCGTGACCCCGACGCCCTGGCCGCGCTGCGCCTCACGCTCACGGTCACCGCCATCGTGGTGCCGGTGAACCTCGTCGCCGGTCTCTCGGCCGCCTGGGCCCTCACCAGGTTCCGGTTTCCCGGAAAGAGCCTGCTGATCGCCCTGATCGACCTGCCCTTCGCCGTCTCTCCGGTGGTGACCGGCCTGATGTTCGTGCTCCTCTTCGGCTCCCATGGGGTGCTGGGACCGTGGCTGGCCGAACGGGGCCTCAAGGTGATCTTCGCCACCCCGGGCATCGTGCTGGCCACACTCTTCGTCACCCTCCCCATCATCGCGCGGGAGCTGATCCCGCTGATGCAGGTGCAGGGGGCCGACGAGGAGGAAGCGGCCCTCTCCCTCGGGGCCAACGCGTGGCAGACGTTCTGGCGGGTCACCCTGCCCAAGCTGCGGTGGGGCCTGCTCTACGGCGTGGTGCTCTGCAGCGCCCGGTCCATGGGGGAGTTCGGCGCGGTGTCGGTGGTGTCGGGGCACATCCGGGGCCGCACCAACACCCTTCCGCTCCACGTCGAGATTCTCTACAACGAGTACGACTTCACCGGCGCCTTCGCCGTTGCCTCGCTGCTGACCCTGCTGGCCCTCGTCACGCTGGTTGCGAAGGGTGTGGTGGAGTGGCGCTCGGAGAGACCAAATCCTGAGCGGAGAGAGGGAAAATGA
- the cysT gene encoding sulfate ABC transporter permease subunit CysT, with the protein MRRNDRSILPGFGLSLGFTVVYLSLLVLIPLSTLVLKSASLTWQQFWAEITSPRVLAAYRLSFIASGSAAFINAIFGLVVAWVLTRYRFPGRAVIDGLVDLPFALPTAVGGVALTALYAPNGWIGQLLGRMGVKAAFTPLGIVIALTFIGLPFVVRTVQPVLQAVSGETEEAAATLGASRWATFTRVILPSILPALLTGFALAFARGLGEYGSVVFISGNMPMKTEIAPLLIMTKLEQFDYAGATAIAVGMLVLSFALLLAINAIQWSSHRGAGDA; encoded by the coding sequence GTGCGGCGGAACGATCGTTCCATTCTGCCGGGGTTCGGCCTCTCCCTGGGCTTTACCGTGGTCTACCTCAGCCTGCTGGTGCTGATCCCCCTGTCGACGCTGGTGCTGAAGAGCGCCAGCCTGACTTGGCAGCAGTTCTGGGCCGAGATCACGTCCCCCAGGGTGCTGGCGGCCTACCGGCTCAGCTTCATCGCCTCGGGCTCCGCGGCGTTCATCAACGCCATCTTCGGGCTGGTGGTGGCCTGGGTGCTCACCCGCTACCGGTTCCCGGGCCGGGCGGTCATCGACGGCCTGGTCGATCTGCCCTTCGCCCTGCCCACCGCCGTGGGCGGCGTGGCGCTGACGGCGCTCTACGCGCCCAACGGATGGATCGGCCAACTCCTGGGCCGGATGGGCGTGAAGGCCGCCTTCACCCCGCTCGGGATCGTGATCGCGCTGACCTTCATCGGCCTGCCCTTCGTCGTGCGGACCGTGCAGCCCGTCCTGCAGGCCGTGAGCGGCGAGACGGAGGAGGCAGCGGCCACCCTTGGCGCCTCCCGGTGGGCGACGTTCACCCGGGTGATCCTGCCCTCCATCCTGCCGGCGCTCCTCACCGGCTTCGCCCTGGCCTTTGCGCGCGGGCTGGGCGAATATGGCTCGGTGGTCTTCATATCCGGCAACATGCCCATGAAGACCGAGATCGCCCCGCTCCTGATCATGACCAAGCTGGAGCAGTTCGACTACGCCGGGGCTACGGCCATCGCGGTGGGGATGCTGGTGCTCTCGTTTGCGCTCCTCCTGGCTATCAACGCCATACAATGGTCCAGCCACCGGGGTGCCGGCGATGCGTGA
- a CDS encoding metal-dependent hydrolase, giving the protein MDSLTHMLMGHALGALATTVTPEAGPGVYWAAFLGNSLPDLDVPVSLLLRRGITLHRTFTHTLAGAVALTAGTALALRARFPASSLLLLGLWTLLGILAHLAVDGLNLFGVRPFWPVSDRRLEVGVLHITDPVLLLMLGLPALGAAAGWNPVSWVGSSFLVMWAYVLTRIRAANRLIRELLDEGARRARIVPWYSSWRYIAETDYGVEFGRWHRGERIVLETFPRWEDPRIAASLSDPRVSQFLCEAEYPVARVEAHEVVWSDALRRLRADFRPLRIPVES; this is encoded by the coding sequence GTGGATTCGCTTACCCATATGCTGATGGGCCACGCGCTGGGCGCGCTGGCCACGACCGTGACGCCTGAAGCGGGCCCCGGCGTCTACTGGGCGGCCTTCCTGGGCAACTCGCTTCCAGACCTGGACGTCCCCGTCAGCCTCCTGCTGCGCCGGGGCATCACGCTGCACCGCACATTTACGCACACCCTGGCCGGAGCGGTCGCCCTCACCGCGGGCACCGCACTCGCGCTGCGGGCGCGCTTTCCCGCGTCCAGCCTGCTGCTCCTGGGCCTCTGGACGCTGCTGGGCATCCTCGCACACCTGGCGGTCGACGGCCTGAACCTGTTCGGCGTGCGGCCATTCTGGCCCGTCAGCGACCGCCGCCTGGAAGTGGGCGTGCTGCACATCACCGACCCCGTCCTCCTGCTCATGCTGGGGCTTCCGGCGCTGGGCGCGGCCGCCGGCTGGAACCCCGTCTCCTGGGTGGGCAGCTCCTTCCTCGTCATGTGGGCGTACGTGCTGACCCGCATCCGCGCCGCCAACCGGCTGATCAGGGAGCTGCTGGACGAGGGAGCCCGGCGGGCCCGCATCGTGCCCTGGTACAGCTCGTGGCGCTACATCGCCGAGACCGACTACGGCGTCGAGTTCGGCCGCTGGCACCGGGGCGAGCGCATCGTGCTGGAGACCTTCCCCCGCTGGGAGGACCCGCGCATCGCCGCCTCGCTCTCCGACCCCCGTGTCAGCCAGTTCCTGTGCGAGGCCGAGTATCCCGTCGCCCGGGTGGAGGCGCACGAGGTGGTCTGGAGCGACGCCCTCCGCCGCCTGCGGGCCGACTTCCGGCCGCTGCGCATCCCGGTGGAGTCGTGA
- the megL gene encoding methionine gamma-lyase, protein MEVTRHGRLSTRCVHAGQRPDPATGSIATPIYQTSTFAFSSAEQGAARFAGEEPGYIYTRLGNPTVAALEEKLADLEGAEDAVAFGSGMAAIASTVTALVSAGDHVLFGSPIYGCTFDFLMEVMRRFGVEATPVDTSRTETVAAAIRPNTRLLLFETPANPTMRLADIRALADLAHGHGITVVVDNTFMSPFLQRPLEHGADIVIHSATKYIGGHGDVVAGLAAGPAQVMAEIRRTTLKNFGGIISPFDAWLLLRGLKTLHIRMQRHSENALRVARFLEQHPMVMRVYYPGLESAPHHELARRQMDGFGGIMSFEVMGGIAAGRALLNAVRLCTVAVSLGDTDTLIQHPASMTHAVVPPEARALAGITDGLIRLSVGLEDPEDIIADLDQALAVAGRASQP, encoded by the coding sequence ATGGAAGTGACCCGACACGGTCGCCTGTCGACCCGATGCGTCCACGCAGGCCAGCGCCCCGACCCCGCCACGGGTTCCATCGCGACCCCGATCTACCAGACCTCTACCTTCGCCTTCTCCAGCGCCGAGCAGGGCGCGGCCCGCTTCGCCGGAGAGGAGCCCGGCTACATCTACACCAGGCTGGGCAATCCCACCGTGGCAGCCCTCGAGGAGAAGCTGGCGGACCTCGAGGGTGCGGAGGACGCCGTGGCGTTTGGCTCGGGCATGGCGGCCATCGCCTCCACCGTCACGGCACTCGTCAGCGCCGGCGACCACGTGCTGTTCGGCAGCCCGATCTACGGGTGTACGTTCGACTTTCTGATGGAGGTGATGCGCCGGTTCGGCGTGGAGGCCACCCCGGTTGACACTTCCCGCACCGAAACGGTTGCGGCCGCGATCCGCCCCAATACGCGACTGCTGCTCTTTGAGACCCCGGCCAACCCCACGATGCGGCTGGCCGATATTCGCGCGCTGGCCGACCTCGCGCACGGGCATGGGATCACCGTCGTGGTGGACAATACTTTTATGTCGCCCTTCCTGCAGCGGCCGCTGGAGCACGGGGCGGACATCGTGATCCACAGCGCCACCAAGTACATCGGCGGGCACGGCGACGTCGTGGCCGGACTGGCCGCCGGCCCGGCGCAGGTGATGGCGGAGATCCGCCGCACGACGCTGAAGAACTTCGGGGGCATCATCTCCCCGTTCGACGCCTGGCTGCTGCTCAGGGGGCTGAAGACGCTCCACATCCGCATGCAGCGGCACAGCGAGAACGCACTGCGCGTCGCCCGCTTCCTCGAGCAGCACCCCATGGTCATGCGGGTCTACTACCCCGGGCTGGAGTCCGCACCGCACCACGAGCTGGCCAGGCGTCAGATGGACGGCTTCGGCGGCATCATGTCGTTCGAGGTGATGGGCGGGATCGCGGCGGGCCGTGCGCTGCTCAACGCCGTACGGCTCTGCACCGTGGCCGTCTCGCTGGGCGACACCGACACGCTGATTCAGCACCCCGCGTCCATGACCCATGCGGTGGTTCCGCCCGAGGCGCGGGCCTTGGCCGGCATCACCGACGGCCTCATCAGGCTCTCCGTCGGCCTCGAGGACCCGGAGGACATCATCGCCGACCTGGACCAGGCGCTGGCGGTCGCCGGGCGCGCCAGCCAGCCCTAA
- a CDS encoding HD-GYP domain-containing protein, translating into MAVQPPSTEGGGCEPISRHPMVARPLLARMAAKHAPTYQHLGRVSRIAEYFATHLRLSRKEVRLVSLSALLHDIGKLEIPDALLTKEGWLTASEIETVCEHAARGADILSRIPALADLAGAVRHHHEWFDGRGYPDGLQGEDIPWVSRVIAICDAFDSMITPRPYAPALSVDQALEELRRGAGTQFDPELTRLFVERQQRLTVVRPKVHCEWGDPEQRPRPLAVRHKRM; encoded by the coding sequence ATGGCGGTGCAACCGCCGTCCACAGAAGGGGGCGGCTGCGAACCCATCTCCCGACATCCGATGGTCGCCCGCCCCCTGCTGGCCCGGATGGCCGCCAAGCATGCGCCCACGTACCAGCATCTCGGCAGGGTGTCACGGATTGCAGAATACTTCGCCACGCACTTGCGGCTCTCCCGCAAGGAGGTCCGGCTGGTATCGCTCTCCGCGCTGCTGCACGACATCGGCAAGCTGGAGATCCCGGACGCCTTGCTGACCAAGGAAGGCTGGCTCACGGCTTCCGAAATCGAGACGGTGTGTGAGCATGCGGCCCGCGGGGCCGATATCCTCTCCCGGATCCCCGCCCTGGCCGACCTGGCCGGGGCCGTGCGCCACCACCACGAGTGGTTCGACGGCCGTGGGTATCCCGATGGACTGCAGGGTGAGGACATCCCCTGGGTCTCCCGGGTGATCGCCATCTGTGACGCCTTCGACTCGATGATCACGCCCCGCCCTTACGCCCCCGCGCTGTCCGTGGACCAGGCGCTGGAGGAGCTCCGGAGGGGAGCCGGCACGCAGTTCGACCCCGAGCTGACCCGGCTGTTCGTCGAGCGGCAGCAGCGGCTGACCGTCGTACGGCCGAAGGTGCACTGCGAGTGGGGCGACCCCGAACAGCGCCCCCGCCCTCTTGCGGTTCGCCACAAGCGCATGTAG
- the aspA gene encoding aspartate ammonia-lyase yields the protein MQKTRIERDFLGEKEIPADVYYGVQTARALENFRITGQKLHPALVKALAQVKKAAAQANHQLGYLPADVTNAIVQACDEIIAGKFADQFPVDPIQGGAGTSANMNANEVIANRAIEILGGQKGDYKIVSPNDHVNFAQSTNDAFPTALRLAVLDRTDVLIERLVGLEEELRAKAVEFDDVVKMGRTHLQDAVPIRLGQEFKAWATTVERCRRRVATSVQGLYEVNMGATAVGTGLNADPKYPPLVISFLSQITGRPLREPVDLVDATHALDGFVAVSGSLKALAVALSKIANDLRLMASGPRCGLKEINLPEMQPGSSIMPGKVNPVMAEVLNQTCFLVMGNDLTITLAAEAGQLELNVMEPVLAYALFSSLDSLANCVGLFADRCVRGITANKERCREMVENSVGLVTAINPIVGYKNAAEVAREAVRTGRPVREIVVEKGLLTEEEVDHILSPKQLTTMGIAKREKK from the coding sequence ATGCAGAAAACCCGCATCGAACGTGACTTTCTGGGCGAGAAAGAGATTCCGGCTGACGTCTACTACGGCGTACAGACCGCTCGCGCCCTCGAGAACTTCCGCATCACGGGACAGAAGCTCCACCCCGCGCTGGTGAAGGCGCTGGCCCAGGTGAAGAAGGCCGCGGCCCAGGCCAACCACCAGCTCGGCTACCTCCCTGCAGATGTCACCAACGCCATCGTGCAGGCCTGTGACGAGATCATCGCCGGGAAGTTCGCCGACCAGTTCCCCGTCGACCCGATCCAGGGCGGCGCGGGCACGTCGGCCAACATGAACGCCAACGAGGTCATCGCCAACCGGGCCATCGAGATCCTGGGCGGCCAGAAGGGCGACTACAAGATCGTCTCGCCCAACGACCACGTCAACTTCGCCCAGTCCACCAACGACGCCTTCCCCACCGCGCTGCGGCTCGCGGTCCTGGACCGGACCGACGTCCTGATCGAGCGCCTGGTCGGGCTGGAGGAGGAGCTGCGGGCCAAGGCCGTCGAGTTCGACGACGTCGTCAAGATGGGCCGCACCCACCTGCAGGACGCCGTTCCCATCCGGCTGGGCCAGGAGTTCAAGGCCTGGGCCACCACGGTGGAGCGCTGCCGCCGGCGCGTGGCCACCTCCGTCCAGGGCCTGTACGAGGTCAACATGGGCGCCACCGCCGTGGGCACCGGCCTGAACGCGGATCCGAAGTATCCGCCGTTGGTCATCTCCTTCCTGAGCCAGATCACCGGCCGCCCGCTGCGTGAGCCCGTCGACCTGGTCGACGCCACCCATGCCCTCGACGGCTTCGTGGCGGTGAGCGGTTCCCTGAAGGCCCTGGCCGTGGCGCTCTCGAAGATCGCCAACGACCTGCGCCTGATGGCCTCCGGTCCCCGCTGCGGCCTGAAGGAGATCAACCTGCCCGAGATGCAGCCCGGCTCCTCCATCATGCCGGGCAAGGTGAACCCGGTCATGGCGGAGGTGCTCAACCAGACCTGCTTCCTGGTGATGGGCAACGACCTGACCATCACCCTGGCGGCCGAGGCGGGCCAGCTGGAGCTGAACGTCATGGAGCCGGTGCTCGCCTACGCGCTGTTCAGCAGCCTGGATTCGCTGGCCAACTGCGTCGGCCTCTTCGCCGACCGCTGCGTGCGCGGGATCACCGCCAACAAGGAGCGGTGCCGCGAGATGGTGGAGAACTCCGTCGGCCTCGTCACCGCCATCAACCCGATCGTCGGGTACAAGAACGCCGCCGAGGTCGCCCGCGAGGCTGTGCGCACCGGCCGGCCGGTGCGGGAGATCGTCGTGGAGAAGGGGCTGCTGACGGAGGAGGAGGTCGACCACATCCTCTCGCCCAAGCAGTTGACCACCATGGGCATCGCCAAGCGGGAAAAGAAGTAG
- a CDS encoding sulfate ABC transporter substrate-binding protein encodes MRRNPKLGAALLGLLLFLPACTGRPAADPAAATPPPARKAGAVEILNVSYDPTREFYEEFNAAFARHYEAETGRKVTVKQSHGGSGKQARSVIDGLEADVVTLALAYDIDALAEAGLIPEDWQARLPQNSAPYTSTIVFLVRKGNPMDIRDWDDLARPGVSVITPNPKTSGGARWNYLAAWGYALRQYGGDEAAAREFVAQIFRNVPVLDSGARGATITFVERGIGDVLISWENEAFLALNELGGDQFEIVVPSLSILAEPPVTVVDRVVDKRGTRDVAQAYLEYLYSEEGQELAARHYYRPRMEEIARKYASRFPDIELFTIEEVFGGWKEAQRIHFADGGVFDQLYQPR; translated from the coding sequence ATGCGCAGGAACCCGAAGCTCGGTGCTGCGCTCCTCGGCCTGCTCCTGTTCCTCCCCGCCTGTACCGGCCGCCCCGCAGCGGACCCGGCCGCCGCCACCCCGCCACCTGCCCGGAAGGCAGGGGCCGTCGAGATTCTCAACGTCTCCTACGACCCCACCCGCGAGTTCTACGAGGAGTTCAACGCCGCCTTCGCCCGGCACTACGAGGCCGAAACCGGCCGCAAGGTCACGGTGAAGCAGTCCCACGGCGGCTCGGGCAAGCAGGCCCGCTCCGTGATCGACGGGCTGGAGGCCGACGTGGTCACGCTGGCCCTGGCGTACGACATCGATGCGCTGGCCGAAGCGGGGCTGATCCCGGAGGACTGGCAGGCCAGGCTGCCCCAGAACAGCGCCCCGTACACGTCCACCATCGTCTTCCTGGTGCGCAAGGGGAACCCCATGGACATCAGGGACTGGGATGACCTTGCCCGCCCGGGCGTCTCGGTGATCACGCCGAACCCGAAGACTTCGGGGGGCGCCCGGTGGAACTACCTGGCGGCGTGGGGGTATGCGCTCCGGCAGTACGGCGGCGACGAGGCCGCGGCCCGGGAGTTCGTGGCGCAGATCTTCCGGAACGTCCCGGTGCTGGACTCGGGGGCCCGGGGCGCCACCATCACCTTCGTGGAGCGCGGCATCGGCGACGTGCTGATCTCGTGGGAGAACGAGGCCTTCCTCGCCCTGAACGAGCTGGGAGGTGACCAGTTCGAGATCGTGGTCCCCTCGCTCTCCATCCTGGCGGAGCCGCCGGTGACGGTGGTGGACCGGGTGGTCGACAAGCGGGGCACGCGCGACGTGGCCCAGGCATACCTTGAGTACCTCTACAGCGAGGAGGGTCAGGAGCTGGCCGCCCGCCACTACTACCGCCCGCGGATGGAGGAGATCGCCCGGAAGTACGCCTCGCGGTTCCCGGACATCGAGCTCTTCACCATCGAGGAGGTTTTCGGCGGGTGGAAGGAGGCGCAGCGGATCCACTTCGCCGACGGCGGCGTCTTCGACCAGCTCTACCAACCCCGCTGA
- a CDS encoding FmdB family zinc ribbon protein, with product MPFYRFECEQCGHRFEELVAYSRRDEVVCPHCKGSTRVLVSSCASHVGGGGSAASSAPAPRFT from the coding sequence GTGCCGTTCTATCGCTTCGAGTGTGAGCAGTGCGGCCACCGGTTCGAGGAGCTGGTGGCCTACAGCCGGCGCGACGAGGTGGTCTGCCCGCACTGCAAGGGCAGCACCCGCGTGCTGGTTTCGTCCTGCGCCTCCCACGTGGGCGGGGGCGGTTCGGCAGCCTCCTCGGCGCCGGCTCCGCGCTTCACCTGA